Proteins from one Mesotoga infera genomic window:
- a CDS encoding DUF4895 domain-containing protein: protein MIYYAGPQSYRNRLERVYNSISGRFMEIGSLVDKHSDKLDNAFGHFMTLVVQPSRRDFPVLSIFVDSEGRGFCGLSNSSPFETASALYRFGKEEAEELREAFMDFFGDTELTFQRAIFQTPLKLYFLSYYGNERLLKREILKDSLRGKEYFRLPEVVDGELIDICIKNYRKWLEFPSGEVFIFPVQNVLKIAFGLPKSERNVDKSVVMELSRLFRSEVTKKYSVLRSASVTPDMRIDRPVATVFEIDLVKAREILPALPHLYEFYCGCVERTLTSMIDQIENEFPLKKCGD from the coding sequence TTGATTTACTACGCAGGACCGCAGAGTTATAGAAACAGACTTGAGAGAGTTTACAACAGCATCAGCGGAAGGTTCATGGAGATCGGAAGCCTTGTTGACAAGCATTCCGACAAGCTCGACAATGCCTTTGGACATTTCATGACTCTGGTAGTTCAACCGTCGAGGAGAGATTTCCCGGTTTTATCGATTTTTGTAGATAGCGAGGGCAGGGGCTTCTGCGGACTTTCAAATTCCTCTCCCTTCGAAACCGCCAGTGCCCTCTACAGATTTGGAAAGGAAGAGGCCGAAGAGTTGAGGGAAGCTTTCATGGATTTCTTTGGTGATACAGAATTGACCTTCCAGAGAGCGATTTTTCAGACTCCCTTAAAGCTCTACTTCCTTTCGTACTATGGAAATGAGAGACTTCTGAAGAGGGAGATCCTGAAAGACTCTCTGAGGGGAAAGGAGTATTTCCGGCTTCCGGAGGTTGTTGATGGAGAACTTATAGATATCTGCATAAAGAACTACAGGAAATGGCTGGAATTTCCCTCCGGAGAGGTCTTCATCTTTCCGGTTCAGAACGTTTTAAAGATCGCTTTCGGCCTTCCAAAATCCGAAAGAAACGTCGATAAATCCGTGGTCATGGAGCTTTCGAGGCTTTTTAGATCCGAGGTTACTAAAAAATACAGCGTTCTCAGGAGTGCCAGTGTAACTCCGGATATGCGAATAGATCGACCTGTCGCAACGGTTTTCGAGATCGATCTGGTGAAGGCGAGGGAGATCCTGCCAGCTTTGCCGCATCTGTACGAGTTTTATTGCGGCTGTGTTGAAAGAACCCTTACAAGTATGATAGATCAGATCGAAAACGAATTTCCCCTTAAGAAATGTGGAGATTGA
- a CDS encoding vWA domain-containing protein, whose amino-acid sequence MRVKNEELMERAVFELGKDSPFYNFLLLFVDRIPSSATRTVRLRVTSRGRFQLLYNPDVLGNKPMVFTKALLKHECLHIVNGHILIPVNKSREKVVWDLSMDAAVNQYIPELDAFSLPLDSLLSEGCGTDNERFFVGPPMAYPGETAEFYHSWALDFMGKKRSIDLELLESSLSRVDSHEDFGSFELPKEFIEDLLKQVISETLEKARTGMPEGLEEVMKLVLDNPVLDWRNMIRRFFGSSTYVGRYRTPMRPNRRYDDQPGWKSDYAAKLVVVVDTSGSVIEDEFNAFFGEIDAVARITDSRIWLVQVDETVQSVMKYSKGMWRDLKLVGRGETDLQPAIDYSQENLRPEGLIIFTDGYTDLPSVTRRVLFVLSKSHNPDFVSEARSIYGKSSVVFLS is encoded by the coding sequence ATGAGAGTGAAAAATGAAGAACTGATGGAGCGCGCAGTTTTTGAACTGGGCAAGGATAGCCCATTCTACAATTTCCTGCTCCTTTTCGTTGATAGAATACCTTCCTCGGCCACAAGAACCGTCAGGTTGCGCGTGACATCCAGGGGGAGATTTCAGCTTCTCTACAATCCAGACGTTTTGGGCAACAAACCTATGGTCTTTACAAAGGCACTGTTGAAACACGAATGTCTTCACATAGTGAATGGACATATTCTGATTCCCGTGAACAAATCCAGAGAGAAAGTCGTCTGGGATCTCTCTATGGACGCTGCGGTGAATCAGTATATACCTGAGCTGGACGCCTTCAGTCTTCCTTTGGATTCTCTGCTCTCAGAGGGGTGTGGCACCGACAACGAGAGGTTCTTCGTCGGTCCACCCATGGCTTACCCGGGTGAGACGGCCGAGTTCTACCATTCGTGGGCGCTGGACTTTATGGGGAAAAAAAGATCCATCGACCTTGAACTTCTCGAGAGCAGTCTCTCCAGGGTGGATTCTCATGAAGACTTTGGCAGCTTCGAACTGCCTAAAGAATTCATCGAAGATCTTTTGAAGCAGGTCATCTCAGAGACGCTTGAAAAGGCGAGGACCGGGATGCCAGAAGGTCTGGAAGAGGTCATGAAACTGGTGCTCGACAATCCCGTGCTCGACTGGAGGAACATGATACGAAGGTTTTTCGGTTCATCTACCTACGTGGGCAGATACAGAACTCCCATGAGACCGAACAGACGTTACGACGATCAACCGGGCTGGAAAAGCGATTACGCGGCCAAGCTGGTTGTAGTTGTCGATACCAGCGGTAGTGTCATAGAAGATGAATTCAACGCTTTCTTCGGCGAAATAGATGCGGTAGCTCGAATCACCGATTCTAGAATCTGGCTGGTACAGGTCGATGAGACCGTCCAGAGTGTGATGAAATATAGCAAAGGTATGTGGAGAGACCTCAAACTAGTTGGCCGGGGAGAGACCGATCTTCAACCGGCCATAGATTACTCACAGGAAAACCTGAGACCGGAAGGTTTGATTATCTTCACCGACGGTTACACTGATCTCCCATCGGTCACCAGGAGGGTACTATTCGTACTTTCAAAGAGCCACAACCCAGATTTCGTTTCGGAGGCCAGATCTATTTACGGCAAATCATCGGTGGTGTTCCTTAGTTGA